Part of the Coregonus clupeaformis isolate EN_2021a chromosome 8, ASM2061545v1, whole genome shotgun sequence genome, GAGACACATTTccttttcattacacagaaagtcaagtctttccaacactccccctcgataACCATCAAGCCTCGGTATTGAAATAGAATATTGTCATcctctgatcccatatctccacatagttttgcAAACAGGCATGCAcgcagtggatgtggtttgatgtagtttacagtggtgattttagcatgtaaatcttggtggggcaaacttttaaaaaaatgttttagatgcatgccagcaaagccactacacaacactaaacaatacattcattgcactataacggtgacaaacggtgcccacaaactgttagggcctacagaaagctgtcccaacagcagagtcccaacacttTACCATTGCTATACCTGGctatctaaaacaggctataggctaaatgtgcaccaccaagtcagaacagtaggctaaattatgagggggaaagggagcaaattattagggtgaggcacatgggctactaacagcttactacacaacatacatttaGTATTACTTTccatagctacagtatacatatctccctggcatattacatcatttatgcagcagcatgcaatacatttttggactcaccttgttgtgctgtgctcacttgaacaggaaggtggcgcggcggtccttcgtggcaaattttgtcatcaaagtctggcattctctgaattccgagttggatgaccgtttaaaataATCTTCTTtgccagagttcccagttgtctcactgaactcactgaagtctgagatttcccagttccaagtttccagttgttttgaacgcggcagaagtcatgctggattgacagcatggccaatgttgaatgtttatccttttaagcttggaaaagagacccttaaacgcagacttggaccacacacccactccactgaatagcaggctagtgattgctttgtaaTGCTTGCTGTTTGCCTCTGATTCCTtctaaaccactcattgttgaatttgcgatttccaacttgttgtgtaatgttaatggccgatgagcactgatacgttttatctataatttctcttcatatgacaaggattgaaaaggatttgccagtagattgttgaattgattcatgatgatgactgctagctaagattttgaaagtatgatgttgacattatcattccaatcaaagctacgtgattataacgtgatttgacgtcattttgtCTGTGGCCAATGTCCTTGAAcgttcttggatgggcacttctaatgtaactatggcagcacccaaggggcttgaattttcgagctctacccttagacttggcggtgacgtagtgtccccatgagtgacagaacactgagcccatcacggcgcaactagagaacattaccaacacctatgctccgtattttcctgctggctgccccaccaccacagcaagcactgagctaggctgaaacacctgcattttggagctgccttactcaagaaagcaaaaaagagaccacgtttgtatgcggctttattaactcaattattattatttttttttttacatttgttgcaaactgatatgtgacatgtattaatgcaaaaataacatgcaaaacaggcaacaaaaaaATAAGAATAATAATTTCGCTAAACAGGTGGCTCTGCCCTACCTGCCCTGAACGACGGGTTGCCACAGGTAGTTTACAATCGAAGTTAGACCTACCTGCTGCATTATATCTTCGAGATCTGTGCTCAGCTTTTTTGCCGCCAGTTGCTCTCggtgtatcatacaatgcgtCCATATGTCAGAGGGAGACAtttcataactagagtgcagaggcctgcccgccgtccCGCCGTCTATGCAAAAGCCCACCATTTGATCACATGGAATCTGTTTTTcactgaacatcccctgtgcCGTTTCATGCTTGGGAATTGTGAGACATAACAGTATGTCATtgtgaatagcatcccccgacatgtatagcgaacaaaagtcaatgcatgggcatctcggccctcacagctaacgtccatttggagagcataagttggggagtttttgagtcgttcagtcagattcctcttgattgctagcaatagcatacagctctggaaaaaattaagagaccactgcaaatgtttctttattttttttccagagctgtatattctCAGTGTTATCTGCCAAaagtattgatgtgagtttctgtgcttctgcctccccacacattgttttcaccatatcagtTGCAGTCGGTAATATATAAAatctctgcaatagtgtgtggtttcatagctTAGCCGGCCTAGCCATTGACCGTGGGAAGGATtcaagggctcccgagtggcgcagcggtctaaggcactgcatctcagtgctagaggcgtcactacagaccctggttcgattccaggctgtatcacaatccggccgtgattgggagtcccatagggcaattggccaagcgtcgtccgggtttggccggggtaggctgtcattgtaaataagaatgtgttcttaactgacttgcctagttaaattaaaaaattaaaaaaagtgCAACGGTAAATTtcaataattttcatttagattttttaaggttatccacattacaatgattttgagatacaaagacgatATAACaacatttttttgtatttttcttttTTCTCCAGGATTCCCAcaaccccattttcatatcaggcgacccctagtttgggaaccgctgaaTTACAAAGTTCTGTTACATGATATTACATTGTTATTAAACTCCAATAGGTATTCTCTgtctatagtgccttcagaaagtattcataccccttgacttattacacattttgttgtgttacagcctgaattcaaaatggattaaatatatgtttttttctcacccatctacacacaataccccaaatgacaaagtgaaaacatgtttttagaacatTTTTCAAATTTATtgtaaatgaaatacagaaatatctaatttacataagtattcacacccctgtcaatacatgttagaatcacctttggcgtcgattacagctgtgagtatttctgggtaagtctctaagagctttccacacctggattgtacaatatttgcacattattattaaaaaaattattcaagctctgtcaagttgattgttgatcattgctagacagccattttcaatcttgccatagattttcatgccgattttaagtcaactgtaactaggccactcaggaacgttaaatgttgtcttggtaagcaactccagtgtatatttggccttgtgtttaggttattgtcttgctaaaaggtgaatttgtctcccagtgtatgctggaaagcagactgaacccggTTTCCGTCTAGGAttatgcctgtgcttagctctattttgtttatttttatcctaaaaactcccttgccgatgacaagcatacccataacatgatgcagccaccaccatgcttgaaaatatgaatagtggtactcagtgatgtgttgttggatttgtccagagatgaggtagtcgttaaaaaatcatgttaaacactattattgcacacagaatgagtccatgcaacttattatgtgacttgttaagcacatttttacttctgaacttatttaggcttgccataacaaaggggttggatacttattgattcaagacattaaagcttttcattttttattcatttctaaacatttctaaaaacataattcccctttgacattatggggtattgtgtgtaggccagtgacacaaaatctaaatgtaatcaattttaaatgttAAGGctttaacacaaaatgtggaaatgtgtgaatactttctgaaggcactgtgtgtgcAAAAAAGATTGAATTGCTTTACCTTTTTCTTTAGTATTGTGCAACAGTTTTTGGCTGGTCTGTTTGCCAACAATGGAAATCCAGGCGTCGCACCAGCTGCACtgtaaataagtattttttttaACCTCATAATTATTGTTTTCATTACTTTGCCTCTTTTAAGGCATTCTaaacatctctcgctctctctctctctctctcactcactcactcactcactcactcactcactcactcactctcaggtCTGGCATGCTCCATTCAAATCCAGGGGACTATGCCTGGGGTCAGGGAGGTCTAGACGCAGTTATCACAGAGGTCAGTGATGTCACCAGGCGCAAAATCTTAGATTGTGACTCAGCGTGCTGCCATGATTAAAGCCATCTCTGTTTCTTAATTTCTCAATTTCCTCCACTCCTCTAGTTGTTAGGTCAATTTGAGAGCACAGGTCCACCTCCTGCAGAGAAGGAGATGATCTCAACCCTCCCCTCAGTCAGCGTCTCTCAAGAACAGACAGGTGGGTTCCAACCAAGCTGCAACAACAAACCCATAGGCTAACACTCACAGCATCTATGGGAGTAGAGGGTGTGGATCTTGCTCAGTAGTAGTGTGCAGTATACCACCTGTCAAATAGATTCTCAAAATGGTGacaatatttttgtttcattctgAAAAATAAAATGTGATGGCTTACATGTTTTTCCCCTAAGATGTTCTTTACCCAGATCAGGCACCTATGTGGGCACTACTAGTCAATGTTCTCTctctttattctaaaatgtacaCAATTtaatgacccccccccccccgtacCTCTTTCACAGACAGCAGACTGGGGTGTCCAGTATGTAGGGAGGAGTACTCCGTGGGAGAGTCTGTCAAACAGCTGCCCTGCCTCCATTATTTCCACTGTGACTGTATAGTGCCATGGCTCGAACTGGTAAGCAGGGGGAGTGTTGGCTGGCGGTCAATAGGGGTTACAACACCACTATTTCATTTGTCAAGGAAGGTTAGTTAGTGTGTAATTGGGGTCACATATCCTGACTTGAGGTAGAGTATTTGGTTATATTGCTCTGGAGGTAACCTTGTGCCACACACAGGGGCGGTTtgctggacacagattaagcctaatcctgGACTAGAAAGCAAGATCAATAGAAAATCTCCATTGAAAGCACTTGTTAGTCCAgtactaggcttaatctgggtctgggaaaccgGCCAACAGTGCCCAGAAGTATTGAGACTTAACGTGTAATGTTAAGCATGTTTTGTCACGTCTCACATGTTTGTGTATCTCTCCCACAGCATGATACCTGTCCTGTGTGTCGTAAAAGTCTTGACGGCGTCGACCAGACTATCCAGCCCCCACCAGAACCCCCAGAGCCCCCCTCCATCAGGACAGACCCTCAGGAGGAGAGACAGGCTATTTGAGGTTTAGGTCTCCCTCTCTTCTACCCCTCTGGCATATCTTCTTCCCTTTTTTTCTCCTGAACGAGGCTCACCTCTATCCTCATGCCTCGTCATCCTGACCACGCATTTATTGAAGAGACAGATTTCAATTAAACTGTGCCTCATTGTCAAAATTCTACTCTCTAAAATTCACCTGACAACGTTTTCACCCACAGATCCCTATACATTTCTTAGAATAGTGAACGAATGTACACttctggaggaaggagaggttatTGGAACGCAAGCacagggagaatctcaattgctacttgcatcctctctcctcaaaatccattggaggagaagatcagaggggtgggacctctggctttctcatccaatgggttttgagaaggaggcgaggagagaggacgcgaggagtatgcaattgaaaTTCTCCCCTGTCTCCCGCTTCCTCTTAATCTCACAGAGCAGTATTCGTTAATAATGTCCACCTATCTTTATGTCCCCTATTAAAGCCTAATGCTGTGTTCTTAAAACTATCCACCACCTTCCTGTTCTAACATTATGCACTTTCCTAATGCATTAGTCTTTTACCTCTTTCTATCgttttatttgtaataataaGTACAAgtcacaacaaaaaaaaacatgtttttaatatttaatatattatgATGggcctatacagttgaagtcggaagtttacatacacgttagccaaatacatttaaactcagtttttcacaattcctgacatttaatcctagtaaaatatccctgtcttaggtcacttagaatcaccactttattttaagaatgtgaaatgtcagaataatagtagagagaatgatttatttcagcttttatttctttcatcacattcccagtgggtcagaagtttacatacactcaattagtatttggtagcattgcctttcaattgtttaacttgggtcaaacgtttcaggtagccttccataagcctcccacaataaattgggtgaattttggcccattcctcctgacagagctggtgtaaatgagtcaggtttgtagcctccttgctcgcatatgctttttcagttctgcccacaaatgttctataggattgaggtcagggctttgttatggccactccaataccttgactttgttgtccttaagccattttgccacaactttggaagtatgcttggggtcattgtccatttggagtacgatctttgtccccatgtgcagttgcaaaccgtagcctggcttttttatggtggttttggagcagtggcttcttccttgctgagcggcctttcaggttatgtcgatataggactcgttttactgtggatatagataagtttgtacctgtttcctccagcatcttcacaaggtcctttgctgttgttatgggattgatttgcacttttcgcaccaaagtatgttcatccctaggagacagaacgcatctccttcctgagcggtatgacggctgcatggtcccatggtgtttatacttgcgtactattgtttgtacagatgaacgtggtaccttcaggtgtttggaaatcgctcccaaggatgaaccagacttgtggaggtctacaattttttttctgaggtcttggctgatttcttttgattttcccatgatgtcaagcaaagaggcactgagtttgaaggtaggccttgaaatacatccacaggtacacctgcaattgactcaaatgatgtcaattagcctatcagaagcttctaaagccatgacatcattttctggaaatttccaagctgtttaaaggcacagtcaacttagtgtatgtaaacttctgacccactggaattgtgatacagtgaattataagtgaaataatctgtctgtaaacaattgttggaaaaattacttgtgtcatgcacaaagtagatgtcctaactgactagccaaaactatagtttgttaacaagaaatttgtggagtggttgaaaaactagttttaatgactccaacctaaatgtatgtaaacttccgacttcaactgtatatgtattgttatgtatatatgtatagatgtgtatatacatgtatatGTTTGTTAACGAATACATCTGATTGGCAATGAGGTGATAAGAttgacaataataataaaaatggtcaaattcataAAGCACAAGTGAAAAGCAGTGTCATTGAATGCCAaaatgtccctgtgtgtgtcccaaatggcaccctatttcctacacagtgcactacttttgaccaggatccatatagggaatagggtgccatttgagacacattaACCCTGCATCCTTGGCCATTTGATCTTCTGCCAACTTTCTGCTCATGTACTCATTtacagacatactgtacattcaaGAGATAGACAGGATAGATTTGCCCAATACTTCATAAGGGCTATCTACCATTCCCGCCTATTTTAAGACAATGACCAATGATATGCAAGAGTTTGCATGGTAGAACTAAATTGACAAATTCAATTCGAGTTACAAACGTTTCCTGAATTTTGAACAAAGGCGATTGGATTATAATTCTAAACAGACATATTGACATCCCGCCTCTCAATTTTATTCCCACGGGAGTCTAGATCCTTCACTGTGGGTAAACATAGCCACGatcgcacacaaacacattcgTTTTCTTGTTCAAGGTTGTCAATTATGCATAATAATAGGCTGTTACACAGAGAGCATGAAAGTGTAACCTCTTCTGCCAGTTCATGTAGTGCAATGCCACGCCGTTGTTGCAGcagtttttcatttcactttcaCTATCAAAACACAAAAATAAGATAATGATAGGGGCATTTTTTGTAACACCGACTGGAGTGAGTGTCCAGTAGCATaccacaaatttacattttagtcatttagcagacgctcttatccagagcgacttacagttagtgagtgcatacacattTTCATACGACATCTGCGACATCTGCCTCCTCCCCCCGGGCTCCCACTAGAtaacaaagtcaaaattgtctgttgtaaaaattcatgaaaacaacaattatatttttggtctaaatttaaggttagggttaaaagggttaaaatcagattttaagaagataaattgtaggaATGTATTTTTATAGGCGGGGTTTATAACTGCCGCCCCCCCCgttcctcccctccctcactgtgtgtgACTGAGAATGCCCGTGTTGTACTGACAGACTATACGGGCTTAGCAGATATGGAGGCCCGATTAATGACCTAGGCCCATTCCGACACGCCTCGGCTCAGCTAACGTTGTCTTGGAGAAGAGTTCAGTCGTGTTTGGAGATATCAAGGATACCAATTGCTGTGAGGAAAAAAAACAGGGCGAGGGATAAGAAATTGAGGGAGATCCATTTCGGGTCTCTGTTGATTCAACGCAGCCGCCATTTTGTTGACAGTTCGTCTTTTTTTAATAACGTGCACAGCGCTGCATCTATTTTATTAAAATCTATCTGCTTCTTTAAATATTGTTAGCTGTTTTGCTATTGCATTTGTCTTTACTTCTTCGATATAGAGTCAGCCATGACTTAGAATAGTCTATCTTGCTAGCTGAATAATATTGCATCGTTAGCCGTCATAGTTTAGCTTTAGCTACAAAGCTAGCAGGAGTCGCTACGCTAAAATGACAGGTTATTCCGTTATTTGGTTTAGTTTGTATTTCCTTATTTGTGAACTTTATGTAACTAAACGGAGACTATCAAATTATGTAAAGCTGTCAGATGGATACATTTCCCACAAGTACGGCCACGTTGCTGGAATCCAAGTTATCATAGCAAGGCAGCACAGATGATGGCATGCTAGCGAGCACCATTGATACAATGTAGCGTAGGTTATTATTGGACGACCCATAGCTTGTTACAAAATAAACATTGTCCTTCTACGAATGAGTACATTATATGTAGTCGCTACCGCACGCGCGATATTTTGTTGCCTTTTTCCAAAAATTGTCATTCTAGAATTGGCAACAATGTAAGAATTTACCGCCTTTTGGCGTCTGTATAATAACTTTCTGATTTTTGTTATATTTCTCTCGTAAGCAATATTCTCATGTGTTAGGACGTCGGTTGGGGTCACTACTAAGCTATAACTAGAATAAGAATTAGCAGTTTAGCCATAGCTGACCACTGCTTAGAACAACAGTACTATTATCAAGTCAAATAGTCAGTTGATGCAAATTATTTTGAAATGGGAACATTTTTGGGACATGTCAGAATTCATAATTGATCTCCCAAAATCGGAATGGATGTATAATTTTTAAATTTCTCTAATCTTTGCGTTTTTGGCAAACCAGCAGTGGGGCATATACTGTGGCGACCATGTTGATACATACGAAGGGGGGATTTCGATCCACATAATGTGAACACTGTTATTGGAATCCTTCGGAGGTGAGTGGATGCATAATCTGAAAGATTTACGGACTATTGTAGCTGTTGACATTGTCAATCCTTATGGTCATTCTTTattatgaaatatatattttgatgtaTATCTCTTGTGCTCACAATGCCCTGCAGCACCCATCGTTACAACGCATGACGATCAAACGTTCTCGCACGAGGTGATTTGATATTGTAAAGAGATGTTCTGCCCTTTttcataaaatatatttattatattttccCCGGAAATCGTCAAACGGATATGTTTTGAAACCATAATAGGCTACATTTGAGATGGGTTAGTGCTATCCTAAAtaaaccttaaccataacccttacctaaccttaaccatttcaaCATGAAGGGGGTAGGGAAGTCtgaaggatcccggatagcaaggACCCTTTGCAATGAGGATGTGATGATATGGCCAAGCAATGTTGAAAACGGGCAATCTAATAATTTTAACTCCATGACTATGTGTAGCAAGGCTATATTTTACTAGTAGGTTTAAGGACAATTCCACCACATCTCAACCTCAACTTTATCATCTCCAAcaccaaaccagtgtctacatacactacataaccaaaagtatgtggacacctgctcgtcgaacatttcattcgaaaatcatgggcattaatatggagttggtcccccctttgctgctataatagcctccactcttctgggaaggctttccactagatgttggaacattgctgcagggactttcttctattcagccacgagcattagtgaggtcggacactgatgttgggcgattaggcctggctcgcggtcggtgttccaattcatcccaaaggtgttcgatggggttgatgtcagggctctgtgcaggccagtcaacttcttccacactgatctcaacaaaccatttcgttatggacctcgttttgtgcgcaggggcattgtcattctgaaacaggaaagggccttccccaaactgttgtcacaaagttgtaagcacagaatcgtgtagaatgtcattgtatgctgtagcgttaagatttcccttcactgaaactaaggggcctagcccgaaccatgaaaaagagccccagaccattattcctcctctaccaaactttactgttggcactatgcattcgggcaggtagtgttctcctggcatccgccaaacccagattcgtccgtcggactgccagatggtgaagcgtgattaatcactccagagaacacgttttcactgttccagagtccaatggcggcgagctttacactactccagccgacgcttggcattgcgtatggtgatcttaggcttgtgtgcagctgctcggccatggcaagccattttcatgaagctcccgaagattagttattgtgctgacgttgcttccagaggcagtttggaactccgtagtgagtgtt contains:
- the rnf115b gene encoding E3 ubiquitin-protein ligase RNF115 isoform X2; this encodes MAEATAAPQHRFFCHCCKGEIDPKLPEFTCPRCESDFIEELTEDSSLLENSSTAEVNDDAGTLFSELWQLLFMERSALLSDPSASESDQSLLQAATASDAVEEELEGPSVDPVGGTEPLEPEPERPSRPSSQGRRQSRAPAVEGIVQQFLAGLFANNGNPGVAPAALSGMLHSNPGDYAWGQGGLDAVITELLGQFESTGPPPAEKEMISTLPSVSVSQEQTDSRLGCPVCREEYSVGESVKQLPCLHYFHCDCIVPWLELHDTCPVCRKSLDGVDQTIQPPPEPPEPPSIRTDPQEERQAI
- the rnf115b gene encoding E3 ubiquitin-protein ligase RNF115 isoform X1, producing the protein MAEATAAPQHRFFCHCCKGEIDPKLPEFTCPRCESDFIEELTEDSSLLENSSTAEVNDDAGTLFSEVPLWQLLFMERSALLSDPSASESDQSLLQAATASDAVEEELEGPSVDPVGGTEPLEPEPERPSRPSSQGRRQSRAPAVEGIVQQFLAGLFANNGNPGVAPAALSGMLHSNPGDYAWGQGGLDAVITELLGQFESTGPPPAEKEMISTLPSVSVSQEQTDSRLGCPVCREEYSVGESVKQLPCLHYFHCDCIVPWLELHDTCPVCRKSLDGVDQTIQPPPEPPEPPSIRTDPQEERQAI